One genomic region from Actinocatenispora thailandica encodes:
- the hisH gene encoding imidazole glycerol phosphate synthase subunit HisH: MARRVVVLDYGSGNIHSVHRALQRVGADVTVATDPTEGVDADGLVVPGVGAYTHCVSQLDAIGGRAVVADRVAAGRPVLGICVGLQILFDAGREHGILTKGLGLLPGEVTRLLAPRVPHMGWNTVSWQPGDPLFTGLDAGARCYFVHSYAARPSRALRAAGARVATSVHGEVFVAAVSLGALSATQFHPEKSGDVGATLLANWVSGL, translated from the coding sequence ATGGCGCGTCGAGTGGTGGTCCTCGACTACGGCTCGGGCAACATCCACTCGGTGCATCGGGCGCTGCAGCGGGTCGGTGCCGACGTGACGGTCGCGACCGATCCGACCGAGGGGGTCGACGCCGACGGTCTGGTGGTGCCGGGCGTCGGGGCGTACACGCACTGCGTGAGCCAGCTGGACGCCATCGGTGGCCGCGCGGTGGTGGCCGACCGGGTCGCCGCCGGCCGGCCGGTGCTCGGCATCTGTGTCGGGCTGCAGATCCTGTTCGACGCCGGCCGGGAGCACGGCATCCTCACCAAGGGGTTGGGCCTGCTGCCCGGCGAGGTGACCCGGCTGCTCGCCCCGCGGGTGCCGCACATGGGCTGGAACACCGTGAGCTGGCAGCCGGGTGACCCGCTGTTCACCGGCCTCGACGCGGGCGCACGATGCTATTTCGTGCACTCGTACGCGGCGCGGCCGTCTCGTGCGCTGCGGGCCGCCGGGGCCCGGGTCGCGACCAGCGTGCACGGCGAGGTGTTCGTCGCGGCGGTCTCGCTCGGCGCGCTGTCGGCGACCCAGTTCCATCCGGAGAAGTCCGGCGACGTCGGTGCGACCCTGCTGGCGAACTGGGTGTCCGGGCTGTAA
- a CDS encoding histidinol-phosphate transaminase yields the protein MALADLPLRDDLRGRTPYGAPQLNVPIRLNTNENSYPVPDEVTAAMADALGAQLRDLNRYPDRDAVALRADLARYLSARHGRHLAAAQVWAANGSNEVLQQLLQAFGGAGRTALGFTPAYSMHPLIALATGTGWLDGPRAADFGIDTDAAVALIEQRRPEVVFVCSPNNPTGTAVSLETLDAIAAAAPGMVVVDEAYAEFARPGTPTALELLDRYPRLVVTRTMSKAFALAGARVGYLAAAPAVVDALQLVRLPYHLSALTQAVARAALAHSDALLATVDALKTERDRIVTELTAMGLRVAASDANFVLFGGFAGNDQKRVWQALLDDGVLVRDVGLPGWLRVSAGTPVETDAFLTALRSVHPAGAGAPSG from the coding sequence ATCGCGCTGGCCGACCTGCCGCTGCGTGACGACCTGCGTGGCCGCACGCCGTACGGGGCGCCGCAGCTGAACGTGCCGATCCGGCTCAACACCAACGAGAACTCGTACCCGGTGCCGGACGAGGTGACCGCCGCGATGGCCGACGCGCTCGGCGCGCAGCTGCGTGACCTCAATCGCTACCCGGACCGGGACGCGGTCGCGCTGCGCGCCGACCTGGCCCGGTACCTGAGCGCCCGGCACGGCCGGCACCTCGCCGCGGCACAGGTGTGGGCGGCGAACGGTTCCAACGAGGTGCTGCAGCAGCTGTTGCAGGCGTTCGGCGGCGCCGGGCGGACCGCGCTGGGGTTCACCCCGGCGTACTCGATGCACCCGCTGATCGCGCTCGCCACCGGCACCGGATGGCTGGACGGGCCGCGGGCGGCCGACTTCGGCATCGACACCGACGCCGCCGTCGCGTTGATCGAGCAACGCCGGCCGGAGGTGGTGTTCGTCTGCTCGCCGAACAACCCGACCGGTACCGCGGTGTCGCTGGAGACGCTCGACGCGATCGCCGCCGCGGCACCGGGCATGGTCGTCGTGGACGAGGCGTACGCGGAGTTCGCCCGGCCCGGCACGCCGACGGCGCTGGAGCTGCTGGACAGGTACCCCCGGTTGGTGGTGACGCGCACCATGAGCAAGGCGTTCGCGCTGGCCGGTGCCCGGGTGGGCTACCTCGCCGCGGCGCCCGCGGTGGTGGACGCGCTGCAGCTGGTCCGGCTGCCGTACCACCTGTCGGCGCTGACCCAGGCGGTCGCCCGCGCCGCCCTGGCACACTCCGACGCGTTGCTGGCCACGGTGGACGCGCTGAAGACCGAACGGGACCGGATCGTCACCGAGCTGACCGCGATGGGCCTGCGCGTCGCCGCGAGCGACGCGAACTTCGTCCTGTTCGGTGGCTTCGCCGGCAACGACCAGAAGCGGGTCTGGCAGGCGCTGCTGGACGACGGGGTGCTGGTACGCGACGTCGGCCTGCCGGGCTGGCTGCGGGTCAGCGCCGGCACCCCCGTCGAAACCGACGCCTTCCTCACTGCGTTACGTTCGGTGCATCCGGCGGGTGCCGGCGCGCCGAGCGGCTGA
- the hisD gene encoding histidinol dehydrogenase — MLTRVDLRGTTTDPRDVLPRAQLDVAAAIEQIRPTVEAVHQHGVPAVLAATERFDRVRPRRLRVPAEAIAAAAGTLDDAVRVGLQTSIDRARAVHADQRRTDVTTQVVPGGTVTERWVPVSRVGLYVPGGLAPLLSSVVMNVVPAQLAGVSSIALASPPQRDTGLPHPGVLAACALLGVDEVYAIGGAQAIAAFAYGLRAESAAAAESADEPVADPELAGDPVGGWLLEPVDLVTGPGNIFVTAAKRMLRGVVGIDSEAGTTEIAVLADDTADPVHVAADLISQAEHDPAAASVLVTPSESLLAAVEAQLAVQVPATRHHERVATALSGKQSGVVLVDDLDHGLRVVDAYAAEHLEIQTADAARVASRVRNAGAIFVGAYSPVSLGDYAAGSNHVLPTGGCARHSSGLSVQTFLRGIHVVDYSQQALREVAPHVVALSAAEDLPAHGQAVTARFGGAV; from the coding sequence GTGCTGACTCGTGTCGACCTGCGCGGTACCACCACGGACCCGCGCGACGTGCTGCCCCGTGCCCAGCTCGACGTGGCGGCCGCGATCGAACAGATCCGGCCGACCGTCGAGGCGGTGCATCAGCATGGCGTGCCCGCGGTGCTGGCCGCCACGGAGCGGTTCGACCGGGTCCGGCCGCGCCGGCTGCGGGTGCCGGCCGAGGCGATCGCGGCGGCGGCTGGCACGCTCGACGACGCGGTCCGCGTCGGGCTGCAGACCTCGATCGACCGGGCCCGCGCGGTGCACGCCGACCAACGCCGCACCGATGTGACCACCCAGGTCGTCCCGGGCGGCACCGTCACCGAGCGCTGGGTGCCGGTGTCCCGGGTCGGGCTGTACGTGCCGGGCGGCCTCGCGCCGCTGCTGTCCAGCGTGGTGATGAACGTGGTGCCGGCGCAGCTGGCCGGCGTGTCCTCGATCGCGCTGGCCTCGCCGCCGCAGCGCGACACCGGCCTGCCGCACCCGGGCGTCCTCGCCGCCTGCGCCCTACTCGGCGTCGACGAGGTGTACGCGATCGGCGGCGCGCAGGCGATCGCCGCGTTCGCCTATGGGCTGCGCGCCGAGTCGGCCGCCGCCGCGGAGTCGGCCGACGAGCCGGTCGCCGATCCGGAGCTGGCCGGCGATCCGGTCGGCGGCTGGTTGCTGGAGCCGGTCGACCTGGTCACCGGGCCGGGCAACATCTTCGTCACCGCGGCGAAGCGGATGCTGCGCGGCGTGGTCGGGATCGACTCGGAGGCCGGGACCACCGAGATCGCCGTGCTCGCCGACGACACTGCCGACCCGGTGCACGTGGCCGCCGACCTGATCAGCCAGGCCGAGCACGACCCGGCCGCGGCGAGCGTGCTGGTCACCCCGAGCGAGTCGCTGCTCGCGGCGGTGGAGGCGCAGCTCGCCGTGCAGGTGCCGGCGACCCGGCACCACGAGCGGGTGGCCACCGCGCTGTCCGGCAAGCAGTCCGGGGTGGTGCTGGTGGACGATCTCGACCACGGCCTGCGGGTGGTGGACGCCTACGCGGCCGAGCACCTGGAGATCCAGACCGCGGACGCGGCGCGGGTGGCGTCCCGGGTGCGCAACGCCGGCGCGATCTTCGTCGGGGCGTACTCGCCGGTGTCGCTCGGTGACTACGCGGCGGGGTCCAACCACGTGCTGCCCACCGGCGGCTGCGCGCGGCACTCGTCCGGCCTGTCGGTGCAGACGTTCCTGCGCGGCATCCACGTCGTCGACTACTCGCAGCAGGCGCTGCGCGAGGTGGCTCCGCACGTGGTGGCGCTGTCGGCGGCCGAGGATCTGCCGGCGCACGGGCAGGCGGTCACGGCCCGGTTCGGCGGTGCGGTGTGA
- the hisF gene encoding imidazole glycerol phosphate synthase subunit HisF has product MTIAVRVIPCLDVADGRVVKGVNFANLRDAGDPVELAAAYDAAGADEVTFLDVTASVEDRSTMFDVVRRTAESVFIPLTVGGGVRTVADVDALLRAGADKVGVNTAAVSRPELIGEVTEQFGRQVLVLSVDARRSRLTPSGYEVTTHGGRRGTGMDAVDWAVRAADLGAGEILLNSMDADGTKTGFDLEMITAVRAVVDVPVVASGGAGAAEHFPPAVAAGADAVLAASIFHFGEVSIAQVKQALAAAGQPVR; this is encoded by the coding sequence GTGACGATCGCGGTACGGGTAATTCCCTGCCTGGACGTCGCGGACGGCCGGGTGGTGAAGGGGGTCAACTTCGCGAACCTGCGTGATGCCGGCGACCCGGTGGAGCTCGCGGCCGCCTACGACGCGGCCGGCGCCGACGAGGTGACGTTCCTCGACGTGACCGCCTCGGTCGAGGATCGCTCGACGATGTTCGACGTGGTCCGGCGCACCGCCGAGAGCGTGTTCATCCCGCTGACCGTCGGGGGCGGGGTGCGCACCGTGGCGGACGTGGACGCGCTGCTGCGCGCCGGCGCCGACAAGGTCGGGGTGAACACCGCCGCGGTGTCCCGGCCGGAGCTGATCGGTGAGGTGACCGAGCAGTTCGGCCGGCAGGTGCTGGTGCTGTCGGTGGACGCCCGGCGCAGCCGGCTCACCCCCAGCGGGTACGAGGTGACCACGCACGGCGGCCGCCGCGGCACCGGGATGGACGCGGTGGACTGGGCGGTGCGGGCCGCCGATCTGGGCGCCGGGGAGATTCTGCTCAACTCGATGGACGCGGACGGCACCAAGACCGGGTTCGACCTGGAGATGATCACCGCGGTACGGGCGGTGGTCGACGTGCCGGTGGTCGCGAGCGGTGGTGCCGGCGCTGCCGAGCACTTCCCGCCGGCGGTCGCCGCGGGCGCGGACGCGGTGCTCGCGGCGAGCATCTTCCACTTCGGCGAGGTCAGCATCGCGCAGGTCAAGCAGGCGTTGGCGGCGGCCGGTCAGCCGGTGCGCTGA
- a CDS encoding LON peptidase substrate-binding domain-containing protein, producing MTDAIPLFPLGTVLFPGVVLPLHIFEPRYRALVKHLTQQPAERDREFGVVAIRRGTETGDHDGTTLYEVGCSAELRQVTSHPDGRYDVVAVGRRRFAVVAVDTDSAPYLRASVDWLPERSDPAELRQAETLVPSVLAAFRRYLRELAHVAGPDAVSPEAAQDQLPDDPAVLSHLVAASASLSVADRQRLLAEPDAAHRLRGELGLLRRETSLVAALSAVPAALTDFQVPAGVN from the coding sequence GTGACCGACGCCATTCCGCTGTTCCCGCTGGGGACCGTGCTGTTCCCCGGGGTCGTGCTGCCGCTGCACATCTTCGAGCCGCGTTACCGCGCGCTGGTGAAGCACCTCACGCAGCAGCCCGCCGAGCGCGACCGCGAGTTCGGTGTGGTGGCGATCCGTCGCGGCACCGAGACCGGCGACCACGACGGCACCACCCTCTACGAGGTCGGCTGCAGCGCCGAGTTGCGGCAGGTCACCAGCCACCCCGACGGGCGCTACGACGTGGTCGCGGTCGGCCGCCGCCGGTTCGCCGTGGTGGCCGTCGACACCGACTCCGCACCGTACCTGCGCGCCTCGGTCGACTGGCTGCCGGAACGGTCCGACCCGGCCGAGCTGCGCCAGGCCGAGACGCTGGTGCCGAGCGTGCTCGCCGCGTTCCGCCGGTACCTGCGCGAGCTCGCCCACGTGGCCGGCCCGGACGCGGTGTCCCCCGAGGCGGCGCAGGACCAGCTGCCGGACGATCCGGCGGTGCTGTCGCATCTGGTCGCCGCGAGCGCCTCGCTGAGCGTGGCGGACCGGCAGCGGCTGCTCGCCGAGCCGGACGCCGCGCACCGGCTGCGCGGCGAGCTCGGCCTGCTTCGTCGGGAGACGAGCCTGGTCGCGGCGCTGTCCGCGGTACCGGCGGCCCTCACCGACTTCCAGGTACCGGCCGGGGTCAACTGA
- the priA gene encoding bifunctional 1-(5-phosphoribosyl)-5-((5-phosphoribosylamino)methylideneamino)imidazole-4-carboxamide isomerase/phosphoribosylanthranilate isomerase PriA, giving the protein MMLTLLPAVDVADGRAVQLVQGKAGSERVFGEPRAAALRWQQQGASWIHLVDLDAAFGRGSNAELLAEVIGSLDVQVELSGGIRDDESLHRALSTGARRVNIGTAALEDPDWCDKVVGEYGDRVAIGLDVRGTRLAARGWTRDGGELYEVLARLEAAGCARYVVTDVNSDGMLRGPNLDLLRDVCAHATAPVIASGGVSTLDDLRALTALEPLGVEGAIAGTALYTGAFTVTEALAVLRAEAR; this is encoded by the coding sequence ATCATGTTGACGCTGCTGCCCGCGGTGGACGTGGCCGATGGCCGGGCCGTCCAGCTGGTCCAGGGCAAGGCGGGTTCGGAGCGGGTGTTCGGCGAGCCGCGAGCGGCGGCGCTGCGCTGGCAGCAGCAGGGCGCGAGCTGGATCCACCTGGTCGACCTGGATGCCGCGTTCGGTCGCGGCTCCAACGCCGAACTGCTGGCCGAGGTGATCGGCTCGCTGGATGTGCAGGTGGAACTGTCCGGTGGGATCCGGGACGACGAGTCGCTGCACCGGGCGCTGTCGACCGGCGCCCGGCGGGTCAACATCGGTACCGCCGCGCTGGAGGATCCCGACTGGTGCGACAAGGTCGTCGGCGAGTACGGCGACCGGGTCGCGATCGGCCTCGACGTGCGGGGAACCCGGCTCGCTGCCCGCGGCTGGACCCGGGACGGTGGCGAGCTGTACGAGGTGCTCGCCCGGCTGGAGGCGGCCGGTTGCGCCCGCTACGTGGTGACCGACGTCAACTCCGACGGCATGTTGCGTGGCCCGAACCTGGACCTGCTGCGCGACGTGTGCGCGCACGCCACCGCGCCGGTGATCGCCTCCGGCGGGGTGTCGACGCTCGACGACCTGCGCGCGCTGACCGCGCTGGAGCCGCTCGGCGTGGAGGGTGCCATCGCCGGTACCGCGCTCTACACCGGGGCGTTCACGGTGACCGAGGCGCTCGCGGTGCTGCGTGCGGAGGCGCGATGA